A region from the Biomphalaria glabrata chromosome 14, xgBioGlab47.1, whole genome shotgun sequence genome encodes:
- the LOC129922727 gene encoding uncharacterized protein LOC129922727: MNAICSNVTSRNVTSSNVTLHCGNDIYLVNTASVNTKFDQALVSDEVLWTFTAIVDTWFSLVIAFLGIFGNTLTIVVFKTMGFKDTINITMTTIAFWDLVRVLCGFIHRFYGPLSLLSPPLGRSWQNATYPNINSLQNIATNIAYVIGAYVAMERCLCISFPLRVKSMMTPNNT, translated from the coding sequence ATGAATGCCATATGCAGTAATGTGACATCCAGGAATGTGACATCCAGTAATGTCACATTGCATTGCGGCAATGACATTTACTTGGTGAATACAGCTTCAGTTAATACGAAGTTTGATCAAGCTCTGGTTTCGGATGAAGTTTTATGGACATTCACTGCCATAGTCGATACCTGGTTCTCCCTGGTAATCGCCTTCTTGGGAATCTTCGGCAACACTCTCACCATCGTCGTCTTCAAGACCATGGGGTTCAAGGACACGATCAATATCACCATGACGACCATCGCCTTCTGGGATCTCGTTCGCGTGCTGTGCGGTTTCATCCACAGGTTCTACGGGCCTTTGTCTCTTCTGTCGCCGCCCCTGGGCAGATCCTGGCAGAATGCTACCTACCCGAACATCAACTCCTTGCAGAACATCGCCACGAACATCGCTTACGTTATAGGAGCCTACGTCGCCATGGAGAGATGCCTTTGCATCAGTTTTCCTTTGCGAGTCAAATCTATGATGACGCCTAATAATACGTAG